A DNA window from Tachysurus fulvidraco isolate hzauxx_2018 chromosome 4, HZAU_PFXX_2.0, whole genome shotgun sequence contains the following coding sequences:
- the klhl31 gene encoding kelch-like protein 31 — MAPKKSKTAKKNKSDINEMTIMVEDSPVNKINGLNTLLEGGNGFSCISTEVNDTAYAPNLLEGLSNMRQDSFLCDLTIATKSKSFDVHKVVMASCSEHIHKILKKDPTLKKVDLNELSPVGLATAITYAYSGKLTLSLYTIGSTISAAMLLQIHTLVKMCSDFLMQEISVENCMYVVNIADTYNLKETKEAAQKFMRENFIEFSEMEQFLKLTYEQISDFLTDDSLQLPSELTAFQIAIKWLDFDEKRLKYASDLLTHIRFGTITPQDLVTHVQTVPRMMQDSECHRLLVDAMNYHLLPYQQNILQSRRTKVRGGQKVLLTVGGRPALTEKSLSRDILYRDEDNIWNRLTEMPAKSFNQCVAVLDGFLYVAGGEDQNDARNQAKHAVSNFCRYDPRFNTWIHLASMIQKRTHFSINTFNGLLFAVGGRNSDGCQASIECYVPSSNQWQLKAPMEVPRCCHASTIIDGKILITGGYINNAYSRAVCSYDPSTDSWQDKNSLSTPRGWHCSTTVGDRAYVLGGSQLGGRGERVDVLPVECFNPHTGQWSYVAPLHTGVSTAGVATLNNKIYLLGGWNEVEKKYKKCIQVYNPDLNEWTDDDELPEATVGISCCVLNIPTRKTRESRASSVSSAPVSI; from the exons ATGGCACCCAAAAAGAGCAAGACCGCTAAGAAGAATAAATCAGACATCAATGAGATGACAATCATGGTGGAAGACAGCCCCGTCAATAAAATCAATGGGTTGAACACTCTTCTGGAAGGTGGCAATGGCTTTAGCTGCATCTCAACCGAAGTCAACGATACTGCCTATGCCCCTAACCTGCTGGAGGGCCTTAGCAACATGAGACAAGACAGTTTCCTTTGTGATCTGACAATAGCAACCAAGTCCAAGTCCTTCGATGTGCACAAAGTCGTGATGGCATCTTGTAGTGAGCACATCCATAAAATTCTCAAGAAAGATCCAACCCTTAAAAAAGTTGACCTCAATGAGCTGTCCCCGGTTGGTTTGGCCACGGCCATCACCTATGCCTACTCTGGAAAACTGACCCTGTCACTCTACACCATTGGCAGCACGATTTCAGCAGCCATGCTGTTACAGATTCACACTCTGGTTAAAATGTGCAGTGACTTCCTAATGCAGGAGATCAGTGTTGAAAACTGTATGTATGTCGTCAACATTGCAGATACATACAACCTGAAAGAAACAAAGGAGGCAGCGCAGAAGTTCATGCGTGAGAATTTCATCGAATTCTCAGAGATGGAACAATTCTTGAAGCTCACCTATGAGCAGATCAGCGACTTCTTAACAGATGACTCCTTGCAGCTGCCGTCTGAGCTCACAGCCTTTCAGATTGCAATCAAGTGGTTGGACTTCGACGAGAAGAGACTGAAGTATGCCTCAGACCTGTTGACGCACATTCGCTTTGGCACCATCACACCTCAAGATCTGGTCACCCATGTCCAGACAGTTCCAAGGATGATGCAAGATTCAGAGTGTCACCGTCTTCTGGTGGACGCTATGAATTACCATCTGCTTCCATACCAGCAGAACATCCTGCAGTCCAGAAGAACCAAGGTCCGTGGTGGCCAAAAAGTACTGCTTACCGTGGGTGGACGGCCTGCCTTGACTGAAAAGTCCCTCAGCAGGGACATTCTTTACAGGGACGAGGACAACATCTGGAACAGGCTGACTGAAATGCCCGCAAAGAGCTTTAATCAGTGTGTGGCTGTCTTGGATGGCTTCCTCTACGTGGCTGGTGGTGAAGACCAGAATGATGCCAGGAACCAAGCAAAGCATGCTGTCAGCAATTTCTGCAG ataTGACCCCCGATTCAACACATGGATCCATCTCGCCAGCATGATACAAAAGCGTACACATTTCAGTATCAACACCTTTAATGGTCTTCTGTTTGCTGTTGGTGGACGCAACTCCGATGGCTGCCAGGCTTCCATCGAGTGTTATGTTCCGTCCTCTAACCAGTGGCAGTTGAAAGCCCCTATGGAGGTACCAAGATGCTGTCATGCTAGCACAATCATCGATGGTAAGATCTTGATAACTGGAGGTTACATCAACAATGCTTACTCCAGGGCCGTGTGCTCGTATGACCCATCAACAGATAGTTGGCAGGATAAAAACAGCCTGAGCACTCCGAGAGGCTGGCATTGTTCCACCACTGTTGGAGATCGGGCTTACGTTCTAGGTGGTAGCCAGCTCGGAGGGCGCGGGGAGAGGGTTGATGTCTTGCCAGTCGAATGTTTCAATCCTCATACAGGCCAGTGGAGCTATGTTGCGCCCTTGCACACAGGTGTGAGCACGGCAGGTGTGGCAACGCTGAATAATAAGATTTACCTCCTGGGCGGATGGAACGAGGTGGAGAAGAAGTACAAGAAATGCATTCAGGTATACAACCCCGACCTTAACGAATggactgatgatgatgagctgCCCGAAGCTACAGTGGGCATCTCATGCTGTGTTCTTAACATCCCCACCCGCAAAACACGAGAATCCAGGGCCAGCTCAGTATCATCTGCTCCGGTCAGTATATAG
- the gclc gene encoding glutamate--cysteine ligase catalytic subunit isoform X1 produces the protein MGLLSQGSPLNWTETKKYADHVRKHGIVQFLNIYNKVKDRQKDVLKWGDEVEYMLVELDEKNEKARVVLNGSKVLETLQEKGEKVNPNHPTLWRPEYGSYMIEGTPGQPYGGTMSEFNTVEDNMDKRRKEASTVLKKDETICTITSFPRLGCPGFTKPEHRPTPVEKGASKSLFFPDEAINRHPRFSTLTRNIRHRRGEKVVINVPIFKDQNTPSPFVETFPEDDGEAASAARPDHIYMDAMGFGMGNCCLQVTFQACSISEARYLYDQLATFCPIVMALSAASPFYRGYASDIDCRWGVISASVDDRTREERGLEPLKNNKFRIHKSRYDSIDSYLSFCGEKYNDIELTIDDEIYNQLLDAGIDKLLAQHIAHLFIRDPLSLFEEKIHLDDENESDHFENLQSTNWQTMRFKPPPPNSDIGWRVEFRPMEVQLTDFENAAYVVFIVLLTRVILSYKLDFLIPLSKVDDNLKVAQKRNAVQEGMFYFRKDIFKGCNPLFDSATTATQNGVETDGDHEEYTLMSIDTIINGKEGVFQGLVPILNYYLANMEVDVDTRCTILNYLKLIKKRASGELMTMAKWMREFVSKHPQYKNDSVITDKINYDLLCKCDRIAKGEEQCPELIGEPVKRRK, from the exons ATGGGCTTGTTGTCTCAGGGCTCCCCGCTTAACTGGACTGAAACCAAGAAATATGCCGACCATGTCAGAAAGCACGGCATTGTGCAGTTCCTCAACATCTACAACAAGGTGAAGGACCGGCAGAAGGATGTGCTAAAGTGGGGCGACGAG GTAGAGTACATGTTGGTGGAACTGGATGAGAAAAATGAAAAGGCCCGTGTGGTTCTGAACGGGAGCAAAGTGTTGGAGACACTGCAGGAAAAGGGGGAAAAGGTCAACCCCAA CCATCCAACCCTTTGGAGACCAGAGTATGGCAGCTACATGATTGAGGGCACTCCAGGACAGCCATACGGCGGGACGATGTCTGAGTTCAACACAGTCGAAGACAACATGGACAAACGGAGGAAGGAGGCATCGACTGTGCTCAAAAAGGACGAGACTATCTGCACTATCACGTCATTCCCCAG GTTAGGGTGCCCGGGATTCACAAAGCCAGAACACAGGCCTACACCTGTTGAAAAAGGAGCCAGCAAGTCCCTCTTCTTTCCTGATGAGGCCATCAATAGACATCCCAGATTCAG CACTTTGACCCGGAATATTCGTCACAGAAGGGGGGAAAAGGTGGTGATCAACGTACCAA tctttaaaGATCAAAACACACCAAGTCCATTTGTGGAGACGTTTCCCGAGGACGATGGGGAGGCGGCAAGTGCAGCTCGGCCCGATCACATCTACATGGACGCCATGGGCTTCGGAATGGGAAACTGCTGTCTGCAG GTCACATTTCAAGCTTGCAGCATCAGTGAGGCTCGATACCTCTATGACCAGCTGGCCACATTCTGCCCCATAGTG ATGGCCCTCAGTGCTGCTTCTCCATTCTATCGTGGCTACGCGTCTGATATCGACTGTCGCTGGGGCGTGATCTCGGCCTCAGTGGACGACAGGACTCGGGAAGAACGAGGGTTGGAG CctctgaaaaacaacaaattcaggATCCACAAGTCAAGATATGACTCCATTGACAGCTACCTTTCTTTTTGCGGTGAAAAATACAACGACATCGAACTGACAATAGATGATGAAATCTACAATCAGCTCCTTGATGCAG GGATTGACAAATTACTGGCCCAGCACATCGCCCACCTCTTTATCCGTGACCCGCTGTCGCTCTTCGAGGAAAAGATTCATTTGGACGATGAGAACGAATCGGACCACTTTGAG AATCTTCAGTCAACCAACTGGCAGACCATGAGGTTCAAACCACCTCCTCCAAACTCGGACATTGGATGGAGAGTCGAGTTCCGgcccatggag gttCAGTTAACTGACTTTGAGAACGCCGCGTACGTTGTGTTCATTGTTCTCCTTACACGAGTCATCCTTTCCTACAAGTTAGATTTCCTCATTCCCTTGTCGAAG GTGGACGACAACTTGAAAGTTGCCCAGAAACGAAACGCAGTCCAAGAAGGCATGTTTTACTTCAGGAAGGACATCTTTAAAG GCTGCAACCCATTGTTTGACTCGGCCACCACAGCCACCCAAAATGGCGTAGAGACCGATGGCGACCATGAGGAATACACACTGATGAGCATCGACACAATCATTAACGGCAAG GAGGGAGTATTCCAGGGACTCGTACCAATTCTGAATTACTACCTGGCAAACATGGAGGTCGACGTAGACACACGCTGCACCATCCTGAACTACCTCAAACTCATTAAAAAGCGAGCATCGG GAGAACTGATGACCATGGCAAAGTGGATGAGGGAATTTGTTTCCAAGCATCCACAGTACAAGAACGACAGCGTGATCACAGACAAAATAAACTACGATTTGCTTTGTAAGTGTGACCGAATTGCCAAGGGAGAGGAGCAGTGCCCTGAACTGATCGGCGAGCCTGTGAAAAGGCGAAAGTGA
- the gclc gene encoding glutamate--cysteine ligase catalytic subunit isoform X2 — MDYLITMEKVEYMLVELDEKNEKARVVLNGSKVLETLQEKGEKVNPNHPTLWRPEYGSYMIEGTPGQPYGGTMSEFNTVEDNMDKRRKEASTVLKKDETICTITSFPRLGCPGFTKPEHRPTPVEKGASKSLFFPDEAINRHPRFSTLTRNIRHRRGEKVVINVPIFKDQNTPSPFVETFPEDDGEAASAARPDHIYMDAMGFGMGNCCLQVTFQACSISEARYLYDQLATFCPIVMALSAASPFYRGYASDIDCRWGVISASVDDRTREERGLEPLKNNKFRIHKSRYDSIDSYLSFCGEKYNDIELTIDDEIYNQLLDAGIDKLLAQHIAHLFIRDPLSLFEEKIHLDDENESDHFENLQSTNWQTMRFKPPPPNSDIGWRVEFRPMEVQLTDFENAAYVVFIVLLTRVILSYKLDFLIPLSKVDDNLKVAQKRNAVQEGMFYFRKDIFKGCNPLFDSATTATQNGVETDGDHEEYTLMSIDTIINGKEGVFQGLVPILNYYLANMEVDVDTRCTILNYLKLIKKRASGELMTMAKWMREFVSKHPQYKNDSVITDKINYDLLCKCDRIAKGEEQCPELIGEPVKRRK; from the exons ATGGATTACCTTATTACAATGGAAAAG GTAGAGTACATGTTGGTGGAACTGGATGAGAAAAATGAAAAGGCCCGTGTGGTTCTGAACGGGAGCAAAGTGTTGGAGACACTGCAGGAAAAGGGGGAAAAGGTCAACCCCAA CCATCCAACCCTTTGGAGACCAGAGTATGGCAGCTACATGATTGAGGGCACTCCAGGACAGCCATACGGCGGGACGATGTCTGAGTTCAACACAGTCGAAGACAACATGGACAAACGGAGGAAGGAGGCATCGACTGTGCTCAAAAAGGACGAGACTATCTGCACTATCACGTCATTCCCCAG GTTAGGGTGCCCGGGATTCACAAAGCCAGAACACAGGCCTACACCTGTTGAAAAAGGAGCCAGCAAGTCCCTCTTCTTTCCTGATGAGGCCATCAATAGACATCCCAGATTCAG CACTTTGACCCGGAATATTCGTCACAGAAGGGGGGAAAAGGTGGTGATCAACGTACCAA tctttaaaGATCAAAACACACCAAGTCCATTTGTGGAGACGTTTCCCGAGGACGATGGGGAGGCGGCAAGTGCAGCTCGGCCCGATCACATCTACATGGACGCCATGGGCTTCGGAATGGGAAACTGCTGTCTGCAG GTCACATTTCAAGCTTGCAGCATCAGTGAGGCTCGATACCTCTATGACCAGCTGGCCACATTCTGCCCCATAGTG ATGGCCCTCAGTGCTGCTTCTCCATTCTATCGTGGCTACGCGTCTGATATCGACTGTCGCTGGGGCGTGATCTCGGCCTCAGTGGACGACAGGACTCGGGAAGAACGAGGGTTGGAG CctctgaaaaacaacaaattcaggATCCACAAGTCAAGATATGACTCCATTGACAGCTACCTTTCTTTTTGCGGTGAAAAATACAACGACATCGAACTGACAATAGATGATGAAATCTACAATCAGCTCCTTGATGCAG GGATTGACAAATTACTGGCCCAGCACATCGCCCACCTCTTTATCCGTGACCCGCTGTCGCTCTTCGAGGAAAAGATTCATTTGGACGATGAGAACGAATCGGACCACTTTGAG AATCTTCAGTCAACCAACTGGCAGACCATGAGGTTCAAACCACCTCCTCCAAACTCGGACATTGGATGGAGAGTCGAGTTCCGgcccatggag gttCAGTTAACTGACTTTGAGAACGCCGCGTACGTTGTGTTCATTGTTCTCCTTACACGAGTCATCCTTTCCTACAAGTTAGATTTCCTCATTCCCTTGTCGAAG GTGGACGACAACTTGAAAGTTGCCCAGAAACGAAACGCAGTCCAAGAAGGCATGTTTTACTTCAGGAAGGACATCTTTAAAG GCTGCAACCCATTGTTTGACTCGGCCACCACAGCCACCCAAAATGGCGTAGAGACCGATGGCGACCATGAGGAATACACACTGATGAGCATCGACACAATCATTAACGGCAAG GAGGGAGTATTCCAGGGACTCGTACCAATTCTGAATTACTACCTGGCAAACATGGAGGTCGACGTAGACACACGCTGCACCATCCTGAACTACCTCAAACTCATTAAAAAGCGAGCATCGG GAGAACTGATGACCATGGCAAAGTGGATGAGGGAATTTGTTTCCAAGCATCCACAGTACAAGAACGACAGCGTGATCACAGACAAAATAAACTACGATTTGCTTTGTAAGTGTGACCGAATTGCCAAGGGAGAGGAGCAGTGCCCTGAACTGATCGGCGAGCCTGTGAAAAGGCGAAAGTGA
- the elovl5 gene encoding elongation of very long chain fatty acids protein 5, translating to MEILNQRLNQQFDSWMGPRDPRVRGWLLLDNYLPTLSFTIIYLLIVWMGPKYMRNRQPVSCRGILVVYNMALTLLSLYMFYELVTAVWQGGYNFFCQDTHSGGEADNRVINVLWWYYFSKLIEFMDTFFFILRKNNHQITFLHIYHHFTMLNIWWFVMNWVPCGHSYFGATFNSFIHVLMYSYYGLSAIPAIQPYLWWKKYITQGQLVQFVLTMIQTSCAVVWPCGFPKGWLYFQISYMITLIILFLNFYIQTYKKKGTAAKKDPRHNGIKSVNGHSNGASHTNAVKNRKARTD from the exons ATGGAAATCTTGAACCAGAGGCTCAACCAACAGTTTGACTCATGGATGGGTCCGAGGG ATCCTCGTGTGAGAGGCTGGCTCCTGCTGGACAACTACCTACCCACTCTGTCCTTCACCATCATTTACCTCCTGATCGTGTGGATGGGGCCAAAGTACATGAGGAACAGGCAGCCTGTCTCCTGCAGGGGGATCTTAGTGGTGTACAATATGGCGCTCACCCTTCTCTCCCTTTACATGTTTTATGAG CTTGTGACTGCTGTGTGGCAAGGCGGCTATAATTTCTTTTGCCAAGACACTCACAGCGGAGGAGAGGCCGACAACAGG GTTATAAACGTGCTGTGGTGGTACTACTTCTCCAAGCTCATCGAGTTTATGGATACCTTCTTCTTCATCCTGCGCAAAAACAACCACCAGATCACCTTCCTGCACATCTACCACCATTTCACAATGCTGAACATCTGGTGGTTCGTCATGAACTGGGTGCCATGTGGACACT cctATTTTGGTGCCACCTTTAACAGCTTCATCCATGTGCTAATGTATTCTTACTACGGGCTCTCAGCTATTCCTGCCATTCAGCCGTACCTGTGGTGGAAGAAGTATATAACCCAAGGACAGCTG GTCCAGTTTGTCCTGACTATGATCCAGACATCCTGCGCTGTGGTGTGGCCCTGCGGTTTCCCAAAGGGTTGGCTGTATTTCCAGATCAGTTATATGATCACCCTTATTATTCTCTTCTTAAACTTCTACATACAG ACTTATAAGAAGAAGGGCACTGCAGCAAAAAAGGATCCCCGGCACAACGGCATTAAATCTGTGAACGGCCACTCAAACGGTGCGAGTCATACAAATGCTGTAAAGAACAGGAAAGCGAGAACAGACTGA
- the fbxo9 gene encoding F-box only protein 9 produces the protein MDEINQNVTAGSVEEAEDENSEDSNLQLELNVFRAQWMSELRPGSGIRTRLSKSAERRKTQELVREEKARELFLKAVEEEQNGAVYEAIKYYKSAMQLVPDIEFKINYSRSPDPDRMGGSYLEQNKNGGEIDDLLAYLEHQLTVEHSSQKICQPEVETSQVHISALPLEVLMYIFRWVVSSDLDMRALEQLSLVCRGFYICARDPEIWRSACLRVWGRSCTKLLPFTSWRNMFLERPRVRFDGVYISKTSYIRQGEESLDGFYRAWHQVDYYRYLRFFPDGQVMMLTTPEEPLATVPRLRSKNARMDSIMIGHYRLSQDTDNQTKVYVVVSKRKDEKAPEYQRSRFCRRYPVPDSERSFHVGLQLSSWGRQRFNKLVWIHHSCHITYRSTGETVITAFDLDKMYTPLYFARVKSYTAFSERPL, from the exons ctggAGCTTAACGTTTTTAGGGCTCAGTGGATGTCAGAGCTGCGTCCTGGCTCTGGGATTAGGACTAGATTGTCCAAATCTGCTGAACGGAGGAAGACACAGGAGCTGGTCAGAGAGGAGAAA GCTCGAGAGCTGTTCCTCAAAGCTGTTGAAGAGGAGCAAAATGGAGCTGTTTACGAAG CTATCAAATACTACAAGAGTGCAATGCAGCTTGTGCCTGACATTGAGTTTAAGATCAACTACAGCAGATCTCCTGATCCAGACCGAATGGGTGGCAGCTA TCTGGAGCAGAACAAAAATGGTGGCGAGATCGATGATCTCCTTGCGTACCTGGAGCATCAGCTGACTGTAGAGCATTCCTCCCAGAAGATTTGTCAGCCTGAGGTGGAGACATCACAGGTGCATATTTCag CTTTGCCCCTTGAGGTGCTGATGTACATCTTCCGCTGGGTGGTGAGCTCAGATTTGGACATGCGAGCTTTAGAGCAGCTTTCCCTTGTCTGCAGGGGTTTCTACATCTGTGCAAG GGACCCTGAGATTTGGCGCTCGGCCTGTTTGAGGGTATGGGGCCGGAGCTGCACCAAACTGCTGCCGTTCACCTCGTGGAGGAACATGTTCTTAGAGCGGCCACGTGTACGCTTCGATG GTGTTTATATCAGTAAAACGTCATACATCCGTCAGGGGGAGGAGTCTCTGGACGGCTTCTACAGAGCTTGGCACCAGGTGGACTATTACAG GTATTTACGCTTCTTCCCTGACGGACAAGTAATGATGTTGACCACACCTGAGGAGCCTCTGGCCACGGTTCCACGTCTGCGAAGCAAGAACGCAAG GATGGACTCCATCATGATTGGTCACTACCGGCTGTCCCAGGACACAGACAATCAAACCAAAGTTTATGTCGTCGTATCCAAGAGAAAAGACGAG AAGGCGCCCGAGTACCAGAGGAGTCGGTTCTGCAGGCGGTACCCAGTCCCCGATTCTGAACGCTCCTTCCATGTGGGACTGCAGCTTTCCTCTTGGGGGCGCCAGCGCTTCAACAAGCTTGTGTGGATCCATCACTCCTGCCACATCACATACAG ATCAACTGGAGAAACGGTCATCACGGCGTTCGACCTTGACAAAATGTACACGCCGTTGTATTTCGCTCGCGTAAAGAGCTACACTGCGTTCTCAGAGCGCCCCCTGTAA